Proteins from a genomic interval of [Chlorobium] sp. 445:
- the iscX gene encoding Fe-S assembly protein IscX, protein MKLTWNDAEDIGILLQEKYPDIDPLTVRFTDLHRYVTELPDFVDDPKASNEGKLEAIQMAWYEEWKSAK, encoded by the coding sequence ATGAAACTGACTTGGAATGACGCTGAAGACATTGGCATTTTGCTTCAAGAAAAATATCCTGATATTGATCCGCTCACGGTACGTTTTACTGACTTGCATCGCTATGTCACCGAGTTACCTGATTTTGTCGACGATCCGAAAGCCTCCAATGAAGGCAAATTAGAAGCCATTCAAATGGCATGGTATGAAGAGTGGAAAAGCGCAAAGTAG
- a CDS encoding bacterioferritin: MSSITVLEEKIDKKAVAAVLNKILETELAGVVRYTHYSLMIYGYNRIPIVSWLRDQANESLAHAQQAGELITGLGEHPSLAIGPLLETENHDIGDILRESLEHEMAGLSAYRELLALVEGKSVVLEEYARQMIHDEELHIMEVNKMLRKPGEIAAFQNGK; the protein is encoded by the coding sequence ATGTCGTCTATCACCGTTCTTGAAGAAAAAATTGATAAGAAAGCTGTTGCGGCAGTGCTCAACAAAATTTTGGAAACCGAACTTGCTGGTGTAGTGCGCTATACGCATTACTCGCTAATGATCTACGGTTACAACCGCATTCCGATTGTCTCATGGCTGCGCGATCAAGCCAATGAATCATTGGCACACGCACAACAAGCCGGTGAGCTCATCACGGGTTTGGGTGAGCATCCTTCGCTTGCAATTGGACCACTTTTGGAGACAGAAAACCATGACATTGGCGATATTTTACGCGAGTCGTTGGAGCACGAAATGGCTGGTCTTTCTGCTTATCGTGAACTGCTTGCGTTAGTAGAAGGCAAATCGGTCGTACTTGAAGAGTATGCGCGTCAGATGATTCACGATGAAGAGTTGCACATTATGGAGGTAAACAAAATGTTGCGCAAGCCGGGCGAAATTGCCGCCTTCCAAAATGGTAAATAA
- a CDS encoding ATP-dependent protease, with protein sequence MKTKMAEKSIIPIFPLPLVVCPEETLPLHIFEERYKAMIAYCRSENKPFGVSLAYNNKLYPIGCAVELEEIVNEYPDGRLDIITVGVMRYKMLEIYKDKPYMRASVEFFDDDGEPAEPSLRQRVITLHLKFIELLQGETTVEDYDFNERVSFRVAHSAGFDVLQKQKVLEMTNENKRLELLIEHFEKIIPDIERTEEIKRRVRSNGHFKNLRSFDL encoded by the coding sequence ATGAAGACGAAAATGGCTGAGAAAAGTATTATACCGATATTTCCATTACCGCTTGTTGTTTGTCCCGAAGAGACTCTACCGCTTCACATTTTTGAGGAACGCTATAAAGCGATGATTGCTTACTGCCGCAGTGAAAATAAGCCTTTTGGAGTCTCGCTGGCTTACAACAACAAACTCTATCCGATTGGCTGTGCTGTAGAACTCGAGGAAATCGTTAACGAATATCCCGATGGTCGCTTGGATATTATCACGGTTGGCGTGATGCGCTACAAGATGCTTGAGATCTATAAGGATAAGCCTTATATGCGCGCCTCTGTAGAGTTTTTCGACGATGATGGTGAGCCAGCCGAACCGTCTTTGCGCCAGCGCGTGATCACGCTGCACCTTAAATTCATCGAACTCTTGCAAGGCGAGACCACTGTCGAGGATTACGATTTTAATGAGCGCGTCTCGTTTCGTGTAGCGCATTCAGCTGGATTTGATGTGTTGCAAAAGCAAAAGGTGCTTGAGATGACAAATGAAAACAAGCGCCTTGAATTGCTCATTGAACACTTTGAGAAAATCATTCCCGATATTGAGCGTACTGAAGAAATCAAGCGTCGTGTGCGCTCCAACGGACATTTCAAGAATCTGCGCTCGTTTGATTTGTAA
- the nadC gene encoding nicotinate-nucleotide diphosphorylase (carboxylating), protein MKRRTPTSSFAEFHAHCETEAIELAMLEDLYEGDITTEAIIPKTHRSKGVIRAKSDGVIAGVRVMERIFSMSKNKMSVHVHKRDGEPVKSGDIIAEVIGSTQTLLLCERTVLNFMQRMSGIATKTAEWVKLIAHTKAKLLDTRKTAPALRYFDKEAVKIGGGVNHRFGLYDMILIKDNHIDAAGSVSEAIRRAKEYRMRKGLEVKIEVEVRSQQEVQEALRFSPDMLLLDNFSLEALRQAVTFVRAKSSKVLLEASGGVSKDTLCEIAETGVDFISAGALTHSVSAMDISMKITPLSNAIE, encoded by the coding sequence ATGAAGCGCCGTACGCCAACTTCTTCCTTCGCTGAGTTTCATGCACACTGCGAAACAGAAGCAATTGAGCTAGCTATGCTGGAAGACCTCTACGAAGGCGATATTACGACTGAAGCTATCATTCCCAAGACACACCGCAGCAAGGGCGTGATTCGTGCTAAGTCCGATGGCGTGATTGCCGGCGTGCGTGTTATGGAGCGCATTTTTTCAATGTCCAAAAACAAAATGTCCGTCCATGTGCACAAGCGTGATGGTGAGCCTGTCAAGTCAGGTGATATCATTGCGGAAGTTATTGGCAGCACGCAAACACTGTTGCTTTGCGAGCGCACGGTGCTCAACTTTATGCAGCGTATGTCTGGCATTGCTACCAAAACAGCAGAATGGGTAAAACTTATCGCACACACAAAAGCCAAACTTTTAGACACACGCAAGACGGCGCCAGCACTGCGCTACTTCGACAAAGAAGCGGTGAAAATCGGCGGCGGGGTCAATCATCGCTTTGGACTCTATGATATGATTTTGATTAAAGATAATCATATTGATGCAGCGGGCAGTGTTTCGGAGGCGATTCGTCGCGCAAAGGAATATCGCATGCGCAAAGGTTTGGAGGTCAAAATTGAAGTTGAAGTGCGCTCGCAACAGGAAGTGCAGGAAGCCCTACGCTTTTCTCCTGACATGCTTTTGCTCGATAACTTTTCACTTGAAGCCTTGAGGCAAGCGGTAACTTTTGTGCGTGCCAAGTCCTCAAAGGTTTTGCTTGAAGCTTCTGGTGGCGTTAGCAAAGACACACTCTGCGAGATTGCCGAAACTGGTGTAGATTTTATTTCTGCCGGGGCGCTCACACACAGCGTTTCTGCAATGGATATTTCTATGAAAATTACGCCGCTCTCAAATGCGATTGAATAA
- a CDS encoding phosphate-binding protein, whose translation MKSPLFLLSLLFFLYSCTSREQVITVRGSDTMVALGQKWAEVYMNKFPEETVQVNGGGSGTGIAALINRTADICQSSRPMKASEHKKIREKFGRDVIEIPVAKDGIVIYVHESNPVAKLSISQIRKIYTGKIQNWKELGWEDKRMIVYGRENSSGTYEFFKKAVLEGEDFVDYVQTLPGTAAIVNAVSKDKYAIGYGGNAYSQGIRLVPVSRTDSSEAVEANEATVTSGEYPISRDLYFYLAKEPSNALARFIEWVLSDEAQEIVTAQGYFPIKTSKTHTKPTTSLTH comes from the coding sequence ATGAAGTCGCCGCTTTTTCTACTTAGTCTTCTTTTTTTTCTCTACAGCTGCACTAGTCGTGAGCAAGTCATTACAGTGCGCGGCTCTGACACGATGGTTGCCCTAGGGCAAAAGTGGGCAGAAGTTTATATGAATAAGTTCCCAGAGGAAACGGTTCAGGTCAATGGTGGCGGCAGTGGCACAGGCATTGCTGCGCTGATTAACCGCACTGCCGATATTTGTCAATCATCACGACCGATGAAAGCAAGTGAGCACAAGAAAATCCGCGAAAAATTTGGACGAGATGTCATTGAAATTCCCGTCGCAAAAGATGGTATTGTGATCTATGTGCACGAAAGCAACCCAGTCGCCAAGCTTTCTATTTCTCAAATTCGAAAAATTTACACAGGCAAAATTCAGAACTGGAAAGAACTCGGCTGGGAAGATAAACGCATGATTGTCTATGGACGAGAGAACAGTTCGGGCACCTATGAATTTTTCAAGAAGGCAGTGCTCGAAGGTGAAGACTTCGTTGACTATGTTCAAACTCTGCCCGGTACCGCTGCTATTGTTAATGCTGTCAGCAAAGATAAGTACGCTATCGGGTACGGCGGCAATGCGTACTCACAAGGCATTCGACTTGTACCAGTCAGTCGCACCGATAGTTCGGAAGCCGTAGAAGCCAATGAAGCCACCGTTACCAGCGGGGAATATCCGATTTCACGCGACTTGTATTTTTATCTTGCCAAAGAGCCAAGTAATGCACTTGCACGCTTCATTGAGTGGGTACTGAGCGACGAAGCACAAGAGATTGTTACGGCACAAGGTTATTTTCCTATAAAAACTTCAAAGACACATACAAAGCCAACCACTTCTCTTACTCACTGA